Proteins encoded within one genomic window of Glandiceps talaboti chromosome 3, keGlaTala1.1, whole genome shotgun sequence:
- the LOC144432905 gene encoding uncharacterized protein LOC144432905, which produces MDFSAVKYITFLTVLFIAAVSAQDCNSYGNCDDCTGDEDCVWGSCPEGENVCITSADELTKCGEDIFDKVETCTTAKAATSPAPASTQAGGTTENNATEAAPTSEGETTPASKNPTTAASESDTTPAEEQTTPSTSQSPGETTEPAGGETTKSTEEPSESFISEASFDAASFIGGIILCGGLILVIFLGVKFYQSRNKNYHTL; this is translated from the exons ATGGATTTTTCAGCTGTAAAATATATTACGTTCCTGACTGTGTTATTTATTGCTGCAGTTTCAGCACAAG ACTGTAATAGTTATGGAAATTGTGATGATTGTACAGGCGATGAAGACTGTGTTTGGGGTAGCTGTCCTGAAG GTGAAAATGTGTGTATAACTTCAGCAGATGAACTAACCAAATGTGGAGAGGATATCTTTGATAAGGTGGAGACAT GTACAACTGCTAAGGCAGCTACATCACCTGCACCTGCAAGCACACAGGCTGGAGGTACAACAGAAAACAACGCAACTGAGGCAGCACCAACATCAGAGGGTGAGACAACCCCTGCATCAAAGAATCCAACAACAGCTGCATCAGAGAGTGACACAACCCCTGCAGAGGAACAGACAACACCCTCCACATCACAGTCACCAGGTGAAACCACCGAACCTGCAGGGGGTGAAACTACCAAGTCCACAGAAGAACCTAGTGAGTCATTCATATCAGAAGCCTCATTTGATGCCGCTAGTTTTATTGGTGGCATTATTCTCTGTGGTGGTCTCATACTTGTTATTTTCTTAGGTGTGAAATTTTATCAGAGTAGAAACAAAAACTATCACACTTtgtaa
- the LOC144432500 gene encoding baculoviral IAP repeat-containing protein 7-like: MTSNIDQVEKQCDMANLQSSSSGQENQPNGNGRFLASNIHVGSQNGIVMIGDELQIGDGDEMIIGAEGGIGISDKNEVDGKLLEKQFEEMYRPQMSVEAVRLATFKTWPHTVPVNPISLARAGLFYTGKEDVVECFSCHGQIKEWDYGDTGMGEHRRIFPDCAFVKGTDTKNEPMLKGTTFPPQGVNDEKSKSTSQEQSAEAGNSAKKGKKKKKKKKKKTKTGDETKTGDDDEEDEDENPASNSIYNIDDDPQFQEANKVLKSEYKRLLTFIYWPKNAAVLPEDLAKAGFYYCGSDDRVQCFCCYGILKNWRLGDIPMAEHRKYFPSCPFVKGDDVGNEPMRLLSSRQSDGDNTSTKRPSANEPNRVENFQPPSTRRADGANSQMQQSKPLTSPKYPEYADEHIRLNTFANWPSSEIVLPKTLAKAGFYYTGVKDNVKCFHCNVGLRNWEPTDEPWIEHARWFPKCDYVSQQRGTAFMKYVAAKFPQPYVPQVPADSSPQRAASASVPRPARPRVNDIMRSDQVQVVLDMGYSKELVKRVVSKKIERSNSAFQTTHDLLLAVFEMEAELKDKDPADWEPMEEEKWPESSEMEPEPLLNNEARQLPSSSSSDLTSSDDLKRELETLRDQKTCKVCMDREVNMLFQPCGHLVTCEVCSAALRQCPICRKTIRSSIRTYMS; encoded by the exons atgacatcaaacaTTGACCAAGTTGAAAAGCAGTGTGACATGGCTAACCTCCAAAGTTCCAGTTCTGGACAAGAAAATCAGCCGAATGGAAATGGAAGATTCCTTGCCTCCAATATCCATGTAGGTAGCCAAAATGGTATTGTAATGATAGGTGATGAGCTCCAAATTGGTGATGGTGATGAGATGATAATTGGAGCCGAAGGGGGCATTGGGATATCAGATAAAAATGAAGTTGATGGGAAACTACTGGAAAAACAATTTGAGGAAATGTACCGTCCACAAATGAGTGTTGAAGCAGTACGATTAGCAACTTTCAAAACCTGGCCACACACGGTACCAGTCAATCCAATCTCGTTGGCTAGAGCTGGATTGTTTTACACTGGGAAGGAAGATGTTGTCGAGTGTTTCTCATGCCATGGTCAAATCAAAGAATGGGATTATGGAGACACGGGAATGGGAGAACACAGACGAATATTTCCAGATTGTGCTTTTGTAAAAGGCACTGATACCAAAAATGAACCCATGCTGAAGGGGACAACCTTCCCACCACAAGGCGTAAATGATGAGAAATCCAAATCCACGTCTCAAGAACAGTCGGCGGAGGCAGGAAATTCCGCCAAGAAAggcaaaaagaaaaagaagaaaaagaaaaagaagacaaaaacGGGTGATGAGACAAAAacaggtgatgatgatgaagaagatgagGATGAGAATCCAGCAAGTAACTCGATATACAATATTGATGATGATCCTCAGTTTCAAGAAGCCAATAAAGTCTTGAAGAGTGAATATAAGCGACTTCTTACCTTCATATATTGGCCAAAGAATGCAGCTGTATTGCCTGAAGACTTGGCAAAAGCTGGGTTTTATTATTGCGGTTCTGATGATCGAGTGCAGTGTTTCTGTTGCTACGGTATCCTGAAAAATTGGAGACTTGGTGATATTCCGATGGCAGAGCACCGCAAATATTTCCCATCATGCCCGTTTGTGAAAGGTGATGATGTTGGCAATGAGCCAATGAGATTACTGAGTTCAAGGCAGTCAGATGGTGATAATACATCAACAAAACGACCATCGGCTAATGAACCAAACCGAGTGGAGAATTTCCAGCCTCCATCCACCAGACGTGCAGATGGAGCCAATAGTCAGATGCAGCAATCAAAACCACTAACGTCACCAAAATATCCCGAGTATGCAGATGAGCACATACGACTAAATACCTTTGCAAACTGGCCATCATCTGAAATCGTATTACCGAAGACTCTAGCCAAAGCTGGATTTTATTACACTG GCGTCAAAGACAATGTCAAGTGTTTCCACTGCAACGTTGGACTGAGAAACTGGGAGCCAACCGATGAACCATGGATTGAACATGCCAGATGGTTTCCTAAATGTGACTATGTTTCTCAACAGAGAGGAACTGCTTTCATGAAGTATGTGGCAGCAAAATTCCCACAGCCGTATGTTCCACAAGTACCAGCTGATTCATCTCCACAA aGAGCTGCAAGTGCAAGCGTTCCAAGACCTG CTCGGCCAAGAGTGAATGATATTATGAGAAGTGATCAAGTCCAAGTTGTCTTAGATATGGGATACAGTAAAGAACTGGTCAAGAGAGTTGTCAGTAAGAAAATAGAACGTAGCAATTCTGCCTTCCAAACTACACATGATTTATTGTTAGCTGTGTTTGAAATGGAGGCCGAGTTAAAGGACAAAGATCCCGCAGACTGGGAACCAATGGAAGAGGAGAAATGGCCTGAGAGTTCAGAGATGGAACCTGAACCATTGCTTAATAATGAGGCACGACAactgccatcatcatcatcttcag ATTTGACCAGCTCTGATGACTTGAAACGTGAGTTAGAAACACTGAGAGATCAGAAGACTTGTAAAGTCTGTATGGATCGTGAAGTCAATATGTTATTTCAACCGTGTGGTCATCTGGTGACGTGTGAAGTATGTTCCGCTGCTCTCAGACAGTGTCCTATCTGTAGGAAGACTATCAGAAGCTCCATCAGAACCTACATGTCATAG
- the LOC144432501 gene encoding uncharacterized protein LOC144432501 isoform X1: protein MAATILQPKISSPVEEIQPCQEDNYKASRFCELRKTVNLELNHKEEPVTLENTKKTVLDVVAILKEVTSDCKRFVEVTPLYEEDRHHLLVEDEINSPVLNIFTCFECNDGDNNNNSNPCSIEVKEILFNTEFNRSQLEQLKARPPFSCLDKDCIPNAIAVICEGNITHVFALLHIKIYSLIIAYALIVSKSQFEVQRETEIGESGWLTLVFTVT, encoded by the exons ATGGCAGCCACAATATTACAG CCAAAAATATCATCTCCTGTTGAAGAAATCCAACCATGTCAAGAAGATAATTATAAGGCTAGTAGATTTTGTGAGCTAAGAAAAACAGTTAACCTTGAATTAAACCACAAAGAAGAACCAGTAACACTAGAAAACACCAAGAAAACA gtCTTAGATGTTGTTGCAATTTTAAAGGAAGTG ACTTCAGATTGCAAGAGATTTGTTGAAGTGACACCTCTTTATGAAGAAGATAGACAT CATTTGCTTGTAGAAGACGAGATTAATTCCCCAGTATTGAACATTTTTACATGCTTTGAGTGCAACGACggagacaacaacaacaacagcaacccTTGTTCGATTGAAGTAAAG GAAATATTGTTTAATACTGAATTCAACCGATCTCAGCTTGAACAGTTAAAAGCAAGGCCACCATTTTCTTGTCTTGACAAG GACTGTATCCCAAATGCGATTGCAGTTATCTGTGAGGgaaatattacacatgtatttgCTCTTTTACACatcaaaatatattcactgattATAGCATATGCACTGATTGTTTCAAAAAGTCAATTTGAGGTTCAAAGAGAAACGGAG attGGAGAGTCTGGGTGGTTGACGTTAGTATTCACAGTTACATAG
- the LOC144432501 gene encoding uncharacterized protein LOC144432501 isoform X3 — protein sequence MAATILQVLDVVAILKEVTSDCKRFVEVTPLYEEDRHHLLVEDEINSPVLNIFTCFECNDGDNNNNSNPCSIEVKEILFNTEFNRSQLEQLKARPPFSCLDKDCIPNAIAVICEGNITHVFALLHIKIYSLIIAYALIVSKSQFEVQRETEIGESGWLTLVFTVT from the exons ATGGCAGCCACAATATTACAG gtCTTAGATGTTGTTGCAATTTTAAAGGAAGTG ACTTCAGATTGCAAGAGATTTGTTGAAGTGACACCTCTTTATGAAGAAGATAGACAT CATTTGCTTGTAGAAGACGAGATTAATTCCCCAGTATTGAACATTTTTACATGCTTTGAGTGCAACGACggagacaacaacaacaacagcaacccTTGTTCGATTGAAGTAAAG GAAATATTGTTTAATACTGAATTCAACCGATCTCAGCTTGAACAGTTAAAAGCAAGGCCACCATTTTCTTGTCTTGACAAG GACTGTATCCCAAATGCGATTGCAGTTATCTGTGAGGgaaatattacacatgtatttgCTCTTTTACACatcaaaatatattcactgattATAGCATATGCACTGATTGTTTCAAAAAGTCAATTTGAGGTTCAAAGAGAAACGGAG attGGAGAGTCTGGGTGGTTGACGTTAGTATTCACAGTTACATAG
- the LOC144432501 gene encoding uncharacterized protein LOC144432501 isoform X2, producing the protein MAATILQPKISSPVEEIQPCQEDNYKASRFCELRKTVNLELNHKEEPVTLENTKKTVLDVVAILKEVHLLVEDEINSPVLNIFTCFECNDGDNNNNSNPCSIEVKEILFNTEFNRSQLEQLKARPPFSCLDKDCIPNAIAVICEGNITHVFALLHIKIYSLIIAYALIVSKSQFEVQRETEIGESGWLTLVFTVT; encoded by the exons ATGGCAGCCACAATATTACAG CCAAAAATATCATCTCCTGTTGAAGAAATCCAACCATGTCAAGAAGATAATTATAAGGCTAGTAGATTTTGTGAGCTAAGAAAAACAGTTAACCTTGAATTAAACCACAAAGAAGAACCAGTAACACTAGAAAACACCAAGAAAACA gtCTTAGATGTTGTTGCAATTTTAAAGGAAGTG CATTTGCTTGTAGAAGACGAGATTAATTCCCCAGTATTGAACATTTTTACATGCTTTGAGTGCAACGACggagacaacaacaacaacagcaacccTTGTTCGATTGAAGTAAAG GAAATATTGTTTAATACTGAATTCAACCGATCTCAGCTTGAACAGTTAAAAGCAAGGCCACCATTTTCTTGTCTTGACAAG GACTGTATCCCAAATGCGATTGCAGTTATCTGTGAGGgaaatattacacatgtatttgCTCTTTTACACatcaaaatatattcactgattATAGCATATGCACTGATTGTTTCAAAAAGTCAATTTGAGGTTCAAAGAGAAACGGAG attGGAGAGTCTGGGTGGTTGACGTTAGTATTCACAGTTACATAG